The Desmonostoc muscorum LEGE 12446 genome includes a region encoding these proteins:
- the uvrC gene encoding excinuclease ABC subunit UvrC, with protein sequence MTISTQILPLVKEPERLENRLAEIPPEPGVYFMRDKSDRIIYIGKSRKLRSRVRSYFRDGYNKSERIATMVKLVTEIEFIVTDTEAEALALEANLIKQHQPYFNVLLKDDKKYPYLCITWSENYPRIFITRKRQLGKEKDKFYGPYTDAGLLREILRLCKRIFPQRQRPQPLFKDRPCLNYDLGRCPGVCQQLISPEEYRKIVQKIAMVFQGRTQELIDILTQQMNAAAEDLNFESAARIRDQISGLKSLTADQKVSLPDDTVSRDAIALAADAQHACIQLFQIRAGQLVGRLAFVADAHAEPGAILQRALEEHYQTADSVEIPIEILVQHELPDAEILADVLTERKGRKVTILTPLRQTKAELIEMVERNAQYELQRMQKLGDRNHQAMQDLAAILDLPDVPHRIEGYDISHIQGSNAVASQVVFIDGLPAKQHYRHYKIKNPTVTAGHSDDFASLAEVIQRRFRKYAEDQQLTRLGNPDWPDLIMIDGGKGQLSSVVAVLQEMNLLEDLRVVSLAKQREEIFLPGESQPLTTDAEQPGVQLLRRLRDEAHRFAVTFHRQQRSDKLKRSRLDEIPGLGHHRQKQLLGHFRSVDYIRQATTAQLAEVPGIGPRLAQEIYDYFHPS encoded by the coding sequence GTGACAATATCGACTCAAATACTACCACTGGTTAAAGAGCCAGAACGACTGGAAAACCGGCTAGCGGAAATTCCACCGGAACCGGGAGTTTATTTCATGCGGGACAAGAGCGATCGCATTATATATATAGGTAAATCACGTAAGTTGCGATCGCGTGTGCGTTCCTATTTCCGGGACGGGTACAACAAAAGTGAACGCATCGCCACAATGGTAAAATTAGTGACGGAAATTGAATTCATCGTCACTGATACTGAAGCGGAAGCCTTGGCGCTGGAGGCTAACTTAATCAAGCAGCACCAGCCATATTTTAACGTACTGCTCAAGGATGATAAAAAATACCCATATCTCTGCATCACATGGTCGGAAAATTATCCACGGATTTTTATCACCCGAAAACGCCAATTAGGCAAAGAAAAGGATAAATTTTATGGCCCCTATACTGATGCTGGGTTATTGCGAGAAATTTTACGTTTGTGTAAGCGCATCTTTCCACAGCGACAACGACCTCAACCGCTTTTCAAAGACCGTCCTTGTCTGAATTATGATTTAGGGCGTTGTCCAGGTGTGTGCCAACAGCTAATTTCACCAGAAGAATATCGCAAAATTGTGCAAAAAATAGCGATGGTCTTCCAAGGTCGGACTCAAGAACTAATTGATATTTTGACCCAACAGATGAACGCTGCTGCTGAGGACTTGAATTTTGAGTCAGCCGCGCGAATTCGCGATCAAATTTCTGGGTTAAAGTCGCTGACAGCCGACCAAAAAGTATCCTTACCAGATGATACAGTTTCACGGGATGCCATCGCCCTGGCAGCCGACGCCCAACACGCCTGCATTCAACTATTTCAGATTCGCGCTGGACAATTGGTGGGACGCTTGGCGTTTGTGGCGGATGCTCACGCAGAACCAGGAGCGATTTTACAACGAGCTTTAGAAGAACATTACCAAACTGCTGACTCTGTGGAAATACCGATAGAAATTTTGGTGCAGCATGAATTACCGGATGCAGAAATATTGGCAGATGTCTTAACTGAACGTAAAGGTAGAAAAGTGACGATTTTGACTCCTTTGCGGCAAACCAAGGCAGAATTAATCGAGATGGTAGAGCGAAATGCCCAGTATGAATTGCAAAGAATGCAAAAATTAGGCGATCGCAATCACCAAGCAATGCAAGATTTAGCAGCTATTCTGGATTTACCAGATGTACCTCACCGCATCGAAGGTTATGACATTTCCCACATTCAAGGCTCAAATGCTGTAGCTTCCCAAGTCGTGTTCATCGACGGGTTACCCGCTAAGCAGCACTATCGCCACTACAAAATTAAAAATCCCACAGTCACAGCCGGACATTCAGATGATTTTGCAAGTCTTGCGGAAGTTATCCAGCGTCGGTTTCGCAAGTATGCCGAAGATCAACAATTAACACGTTTGGGTAATCCTGATTGGCCTGATTTAATTATGATTGATGGCGGTAAAGGTCAATTATCTTCAGTTGTTGCTGTTTTGCAAGAAATGAATTTGTTAGAAGACTTGCGAGTTGTGAGTTTAGCGAAACAGCGAGAAGAGATTTTTTTACCGGGAGAATCTCAACCATTAACTACTGACGCAGAACAGCCAGGGGTACAGTTATTGCGGCGACTGCGAGATGAAGCGCATCGGTTTGCAGTGACTTTCCATCGTCAGCAACGCAGTGATAAATTAAAGCGATCGCGTTTAGATGAAATTCCTGGTTTAGGACATCATCGACAAAAGCAACTACTAGGGCATTTTCGCTCAGTTGATTATATTCGACAAGCAACAACCGCCCAACTCGCTGAGGTTCCTGGAATCGGACCGCGTTTGGCTCAAGAAATTTACGATTATTTTCATCCGTCTTGA
- a CDS encoding replication restart DNA helicase PriA, which translates to MQTVQKIYCPNCGSQAERYYITDSQLTRTQCPSCDYLMICCTRTGKVIEAYAPGILARR; encoded by the coding sequence ATGCAGACAGTACAAAAAATTTACTGCCCAAATTGTGGTAGCCAAGCTGAGCGTTATTATATTACTGATAGTCAATTAACTCGGACACAATGCCCAAGTTGTGATTACTTGATGATTTGTTGCACTCGCACTGGCAAAGTCATTGAGGCTTATGCCCCAGGAATTCTTGCAAGAAGATAA
- a CDS encoding phosphoribosyltransferase: MSYTPLFADRIHAGEELAQVIYDLLIQQTIDSGVKPVPIVYALPRGGIPVAAPIARLLGCPLTIVVAKKISHPENPELAIGAVTSSGNVLWTEQKLFRPKHDARWREGALNKAIGQAKSLEEQLISACPQVNVENATAILVDDGIATGMTMAVAANAIKALSPAAIWLCTPVAPQKLLPWLNQWGDRIVVLKTPEPFWSVSNFYAQFPQVDTLEALTYLQEQKTIGNTDSCD, encoded by the coding sequence ATGTCATATACCCCACTTTTTGCCGATCGCATCCATGCGGGTGAGGAGTTGGCGCAAGTAATTTACGATCTTTTGATTCAGCAAACCATTGATTCTGGGGTTAAGCCTGTACCAATTGTTTATGCTTTGCCAAGAGGTGGTATACCAGTGGCAGCACCAATAGCACGTCTTTTGGGTTGTCCGTTAACGATAGTTGTAGCGAAAAAAATTAGCCATCCAGAAAACCCAGAGTTAGCCATTGGTGCAGTTACTAGTTCTGGAAATGTTCTTTGGACTGAGCAAAAGCTATTTCGCCCCAAACATGATGCGCGGTGGCGAGAAGGGGCTTTAAATAAAGCTATTGGGCAAGCTAAGTCTTTAGAAGAGCAATTAATTTCTGCTTGTCCCCAGGTGAATGTAGAGAATGCTACGGCGATCTTAGTTGATGATGGCATTGCCACAGGTATGACTATGGCGGTTGCTGCTAATGCCATCAAAGCCCTTTCCCCGGCAGCAATTTGGCTATGTACTCCAGTAGCACCACAAAAATTGCTGCCCTGGTTGAATCAATGGGGCGATCGCATTGTTGTCTTGAAGACACCGGAACCTTTTTGGAGTGTGAGTAATTTTTACGCACAATTCCCCCAAGTAGACACCTTAGAAGCTCTCACATATCTCCAGGAACAAAAAACAATCGGCAACACTGATTCCTGCGACTAA
- a CDS encoding RNA-binding protein has product MWSLIVFLLIVLGFIALIKGAASPTKKSSHKSSRGYFSNSSSNSTSSSSVGDAQIYNPSSDYNFNSSNYNSNSSYDSGSSSYDSGSSSYDSGSSSCDSGSSSCDSGSSSCDSGSSSCDSGSSSCD; this is encoded by the coding sequence ATGTGGAGCTTGATCGTATTTTTACTGATTGTCCTGGGCTTTATAGCTCTCATCAAAGGTGCTGCTTCACCCACTAAAAAGAGTTCCCATAAAAGCAGTAGAGGCTACTTTAGTAACTCTTCTAGTAATAGCACCAGTAGTTCATCTGTTGGTGATGCTCAGATATATAACCCTAGTAGTGACTATAACTTTAACAGCAGTAACTACAACTCCAATAGTAGCTATGATTCCGGCAGTAGTAGCTATGATTCCGGCAGTAGTAGCTATGATTCTGGCAGTAGTAGCTGTGATTCCGGCAGTAGTAGCTGTGATTCTGGCAGTAGTAGCTGTGATTCCGGCAGTAGTAGCTGTGATTCCGGCAGTAGTAGCTGTGACTAA
- the pyrF gene encoding orotidine-5'-phosphate decarboxylase, giving the protein MGSGESAKQRVIVALDVPDKESAIALVDRLEDVTFFKVGLELFTSTGPKILEILKSKQKRIFLDLKFDDIPNTVAGACRSAARYGVDLLTIHATCGREALKAATEAAHQGAGQVGVKPPKLIAITLLTSISSRQLAFDLKIPLELPEYALEMALMAQESGLDGVVCSPQEVAQLRQTCGDNFLLVCPGVRPTWADIGDQKRSLTPFQAISAGADYLVIGRPITTAADPELAWKRICEELSAIA; this is encoded by the coding sequence ATGGGGAGTGGGGAATCGGCAAAACAACGTGTGATCGTGGCTTTGGATGTGCCAGACAAAGAAAGTGCGATCGCCCTTGTGGATCGACTTGAGGATGTTACTTTCTTCAAAGTAGGCTTGGAGTTGTTTACCAGCACTGGACCGAAAATTCTGGAAATACTCAAGTCTAAGCAAAAGCGCATTTTTCTCGATTTAAAGTTTGACGACATCCCCAACACTGTTGCTGGTGCTTGCCGTAGTGCAGCTCGGTATGGGGTGGATTTATTGACAATTCATGCCACATGTGGTAGAGAAGCTCTCAAAGCTGCAACTGAGGCGGCACATCAAGGGGCTGGCCAAGTGGGTGTAAAACCACCTAAATTAATAGCGATTACTTTGCTAACAAGCATTTCTTCGAGGCAGTTGGCATTTGACTTGAAAATTCCCTTAGAATTGCCAGAATACGCTCTAGAAATGGCACTGATGGCGCAAGAGTCGGGGTTGGATGGAGTAGTGTGTTCGCCCCAAGAAGTAGCACAACTACGGCAAACTTGTGGAGATAACTTTTTGCTAGTTTGTCCGGGTGTGAGACCGACTTGGGCTGATATTGGCGATCAAAAGCGATCGCTCACTCCTTTCCAAGCTATCAGTGCTGGGGCAGATTATCTAGTGATTGGGCGTCCCATCACTACTGCTGCTGACCCTGAGTTAGCTTGGAAGAGAATTTGTGAGGAATTGAGTGCGATCGCATGA
- the tyrS gene encoding tyrosine--tRNA ligase encodes MTPDMNWLNRGVVEVFPQPVDVNSESLERRLLTTNQPLRVKLGIDPTGTDIHLGHSIPVRKLRAFQDAGHIAVLIIGDFTARIGDPTGKSEVRRQLTEADVAQNAQTYLDQVRPILDFDTPGRLEVRYNSEWLSQLNLEKILELLSTMTVGQMLAKEGFADRYKKENPIFIHEFLYPLMQGFDSVAVEADVELGGTDQKFNIAVGRDLQRHFGQKPQFGMLLPILIGTDGVQKMSKSLGNYIGLSEHQGQKYQKLQGIPDNLLEQYFELLTDLPLDQLPENPRDRQTLLAWEVVKQYHGETAAQEAKEAAESGGKEGAVPEFSLAGVSQFPVKLAYLLNVTGLCKSTGEGKRKIQEGGVRLDGDRISDVDTTFATATDLQGKVLQVGKNKFVRLVL; translated from the coding sequence ATGACGCCAGATATGAATTGGCTGAATCGTGGTGTAGTAGAAGTTTTCCCACAACCAGTTGATGTTAACAGTGAAAGTCTAGAAAGGCGCTTATTAACTACAAACCAACCTTTGAGGGTCAAATTGGGCATTGACCCTACTGGTACTGATATCCATCTAGGTCATAGCATACCAGTACGAAAACTGCGAGCTTTTCAAGATGCTGGTCATATAGCAGTTCTAATTATTGGCGATTTTACAGCACGCATTGGCGATCCGACTGGTAAATCTGAGGTGCGTCGTCAGCTTACAGAAGCAGACGTAGCCCAAAATGCCCAGACTTATCTTGACCAAGTACGTCCTATCTTGGATTTTGACACACCAGGAAGGTTAGAGGTGCGCTATAACTCCGAATGGCTTTCCCAGCTGAACTTAGAGAAAATTTTGGAGTTACTTTCCACGATGACTGTCGGGCAAATGTTGGCTAAAGAGGGATTTGCCGATCGCTATAAAAAAGAGAATCCGATTTTTATCCATGAGTTCCTGTACCCGTTGATGCAAGGTTTTGATTCGGTTGCAGTTGAGGCAGATGTGGAATTAGGAGGGACTGATCAGAAATTTAACATTGCTGTGGGCAGAGATTTACAGCGCCATTTTGGTCAAAAGCCACAATTTGGGATGCTGCTGCCAATTTTGATTGGCACAGATGGCGTGCAAAAAATGTCCAAGTCCTTAGGTAATTATATTGGGTTATCAGAACACCAAGGACAGAAGTATCAGAAGTTACAAGGAATACCAGATAATCTACTAGAGCAGTATTTTGAACTGTTGACAGATTTACCTTTAGATCAATTGCCAGAAAATCCCCGCGATCGCCAGACACTTTTGGCGTGGGAAGTTGTTAAACAGTACCACGGCGAAACGGCAGCCCAAGAAGCTAAAGAAGCTGCCGAAAGCGGCGGTAAGGAAGGTGCAGTTCCAGAATTTTCTCTGGCTGGGGTGTCCCAATTTCCCGTAAAGTTAGCCTATCTTCTCAATGTCACTGGTTTGTGTAAAAGTACAGGGGAAGGCAAGCGGAAAATTCAAGAAGGTGGAGTGCGTTTAGATGGCGATCGCATTTCTGATGTCGATACCACTTTTGCTACTGCTACTGATTTACAAGGTAAAGTTTTACAAGTTGGCAAAAACAAGTTTGTGCGTTTAGTGCTTTAG
- a CDS encoding transglycosylase domain-containing protein — translation MSSSRTFEEKQPQRRASSGFEFLKGVGQVTGGTLLSITMLASSIVAGGLVGLAISFRNLPDVRQLRNFFPSETTYIYDIKGKLLASVHGEANREVVPLDRISPNLKRAVLASEDSHFYDHHGINPTGVGRAVVVNAVAGGVKEGGSTVTMQLVKNLFLTRKRAFTRKLAEGVLAIRLEQILTKDQILEMYLNQVYWGHNNYGVQTAARSYFNKSAEYLSLGESAMMAGLIQAPEEFSPFASMKLAKQKQKEVLGRMLELNWINQQEYDDALKQEIKLGKIKSFQGSALPYITNTVAQELAKKFGREALLKGGMRVQTTVDANFQTMAEETVVKWHKSLLGQGLSKNQIALVAIDPRTHFIKALVGGVDPKVSEFNRATQAQRQPGSSFKPFVYYAAFATGKYGPDTIVIDSPVSYQDGNGRYFPRNYDGGFSGPMPIRTALAQSRNIPVIKLGKSIGMNRVIETCRTLGIMSPMEPVTSLPLGAIGVTPLEMASAYATFANYGWQSPTTVIARVSDSSGNVLLDNTPKPQLVLDPWASAAIVDVMRTVVTSGTGKGAAINRPSAGKTGTTSSEKDIWYVGTVPQLTTAVWVGRDDNRQLASRATGGGMVAPIWKDFMEKALKNVPVENFKSPSQFPRPKSQ, via the coding sequence GTGTCGTCGTCTAGGACTTTTGAAGAGAAACAGCCACAACGTCGGGCTTCATCAGGTTTTGAGTTTTTGAAAGGAGTTGGTCAGGTAACTGGCGGCACTCTTCTTTCAATCACCATGCTGGCAAGTTCCATTGTAGCCGGAGGACTGGTTGGTTTAGCGATTAGTTTCCGTAATTTGCCAGATGTAAGACAGCTACGCAACTTCTTTCCCTCAGAAACAACTTACATTTATGACATTAAAGGTAAACTCTTAGCCAGTGTCCACGGAGAAGCCAATCGGGAAGTAGTTCCCCTGGATCGGATTTCCCCGAATCTCAAACGGGCAGTATTGGCAAGTGAAGATAGCCACTTCTACGATCACCACGGGATTAACCCCACTGGTGTTGGACGTGCTGTAGTAGTTAACGCTGTAGCAGGTGGAGTCAAAGAGGGTGGCTCTACTGTTACCATGCAATTGGTAAAAAACCTATTTTTGACTCGCAAGCGTGCCTTTACCCGGAAGTTAGCAGAAGGTGTGCTGGCAATTCGGTTAGAGCAAATTCTCACCAAAGATCAAATTTTAGAAATGTACCTCAATCAAGTTTATTGGGGTCATAATAATTATGGTGTACAGACGGCGGCACGCAGTTACTTTAATAAATCAGCAGAATATTTAAGCTTGGGTGAGTCAGCAATGATGGCGGGTTTGATTCAAGCACCAGAAGAATTCAGCCCCTTTGCCAGCATGAAGCTGGCAAAACAGAAACAAAAAGAAGTGCTGGGACGAATGCTGGAATTGAATTGGATCAACCAGCAAGAGTACGACGATGCCCTCAAGCAAGAAATTAAACTTGGTAAAATCAAATCCTTTCAAGGTAGTGCCCTACCTTATATAACCAATACTGTAGCGCAGGAGTTGGCTAAGAAGTTTGGGCGTGAGGCACTACTCAAGGGCGGAATGCGGGTGCAAACTACAGTTGACGCCAATTTCCAAACGATGGCAGAGGAAACTGTCGTCAAGTGGCATAAATCACTGCTGGGGCAGGGATTATCGAAGAATCAAATCGCTTTGGTGGCAATTGATCCGCGCACGCATTTTATCAAAGCACTGGTGGGTGGTGTAGATCCTAAAGTCAGTGAGTTCAATCGGGCAACTCAAGCTCAACGACAGCCTGGATCTTCTTTTAAACCCTTTGTCTATTATGCTGCTTTTGCTACTGGGAAATATGGACCAGACACAATAGTAATAGATTCTCCAGTCAGCTATCAAGATGGTAATGGTCGGTACTTTCCCAGAAATTATGATGGGGGTTTTAGCGGTCCTATGCCAATCCGCACAGCTTTAGCTCAGTCACGCAACATTCCCGTGATCAAACTCGGTAAGTCTATAGGGATGAATAGAGTCATAGAAACCTGCCGTACCTTGGGCATTATGAGTCCAATGGAACCTGTGACTTCACTACCTCTGGGTGCAATTGGTGTCACTCCCTTGGAAATGGCTAGTGCCTATGCTACCTTTGCTAATTATGGCTGGCAGTCGCCAACGACTGTAATTGCCCGTGTCAGCGATAGTAGTGGTAACGTATTACTAGATAATACCCCTAAACCCCAGCTAGTTCTAGACCCTTGGGCTTCAGCAGCCATTGTCGATGTGATGCGAACGGTAGTTACTAGTGGTACAGGTAAAGGTGCTGCCATAAATCGTCCCAGCGCTGGCAAGACAGGTACAACTTCCTCAGAAAAGGATATTTGGTATGTTGGCACTGTGCCACAGTTAACTACTGCTGTCTGGGTGGGGAGAGACGACAACAGACAATTAGCTAGCCGTGCTACAGGTGGCGGTATGGTTGCTCCTATTTGGAAAGATTTTATGGAAAAGGCACTCAAAAATGTACCAGTAGAAAACTTCAAGTCACCTTCCCAGTTTCCTCGTCCCAAGTCACAATAA
- a CDS encoding IS701 family transposase: protein MKFTKLDYCQYLLSSQINYTITNLAEHLESISHDTINYYLKREKLTPRLLWDNVKEVVEPDDNGYIIFDDSILDKRYSEEIEIVRRQYSGNEHGVLKGIGVVSCVYVNPTLQRFWVIDYRIFNPDVDGKTKIDHVKDMLQSLVYHKLLPFDTVLMDTWYAVHSLMLYIDSLDKIYYCPLKDNRLVDDTFGQAKYKRIELLEWSQEELDCGKIIKIKGFPANKKVKLFRVTVSTNRTDYVATNDLSQSSTDVVQEVCKIRWKIEEFHREIKQLTGIEFCQCRKARLQRNHIACAMLVWVRLKNLAYTTGQTIYQIKHNLLSNYLIQQLKRPSILMCLV, encoded by the coding sequence ATGAAGTTTACTAAATTAGATTATTGCCAGTATCTACTTAGTAGCCAAATTAATTATACCATTACCAATTTGGCAGAGCATTTAGAGAGTATTAGCCATGATACAATTAACTATTATTTGAAAAGAGAAAAATTAACACCTCGTTTACTATGGGATAACGTGAAAGAGGTAGTTGAGCCTGATGACAATGGTTACATAATATTTGATGATAGCATTTTAGATAAAAGGTATTCTGAAGAAATAGAAATAGTCAGAAGACAATATAGTGGTAATGAGCATGGTGTCCTTAAAGGCATTGGCGTAGTTAGCTGCGTGTATGTCAACCCTACACTTCAAAGATTTTGGGTCATAGATTATCGAATTTTTAATCCTGATGTCGATGGCAAAACCAAGATAGACCATGTGAAAGACATGCTCCAAAGCCTTGTGTATCATAAGCTTTTACCATTTGATACTGTTTTGATGGATACATGGTATGCGGTACACAGTTTAATGCTATATATTGATAGCTTAGACAAAATTTATTATTGCCCTTTAAAAGACAATCGGTTAGTTGATGATACATTTGGTCAAGCAAAATATAAACGTATTGAATTATTAGAATGGAGTCAAGAAGAATTAGATTGTGGTAAGATAATCAAAATTAAAGGGTTCCCAGCTAATAAAAAAGTGAAACTATTCCGGGTTACTGTTTCTACCAACAGAACGGATTATGTCGCAACTAACGATTTATCTCAAAGTTCCACGGATGTTGTACAAGAGGTGTGTAAAATTCGTTGGAAAATCGAGGAGTTTCACAGAGAAATTAAACAATTAACTGGGATTGAATTTTGCCAATGTCGGAAAGCTAGGCTTCAAAGAAATCATATCGCTTGTGCAATGTTAGTTTGGGTTAGGTTAAAGAATTTAGCCTATACAACTGGTCAAACTATTTATCAAATCAAGCATAACTTGCTTTCTAATTATTTAATTCAGCAACTGAAACGCCCAAGTATTCTTATGTGCTTGGTTTGA
- a CDS encoding DUF1825 family protein yields the protein MGFFDSEIVQQEAKQLFDDYQALIKLGNGYGKFDREGKKLFIEQMEAMMDRYRIFMKRFELSEDFMAQMTVEQLKTQLGQFGVTPQQMFDQMHLTLERMKAELEKQP from the coding sequence ATGGGATTCTTCGATTCTGAGATAGTTCAGCAAGAAGCAAAGCAGTTGTTTGATGATTATCAAGCACTTATCAAGCTTGGCAACGGCTACGGTAAATTTGACCGTGAGGGCAAAAAGCTGTTTATTGAGCAAATGGAAGCAATGATGGATCGGTATCGCATCTTTATGAAGCGCTTCGAGCTATCAGAAGATTTCATGGCACAAATGACAGTAGAGCAACTGAAAACCCAGTTAGGCCAGTTCGGTGTCACCCCCCAACAAATGTTTGACCAAATGCACCTCACTTTAGAACGGATGAAAGCCGAGCTAGAGAAACAGCCCTAG
- a CDS encoding DnaJ domain-containing protein, whose protein sequence is MSHECALSFDANFQFLSDRITTMSQTFLPPKWLEQLCDPYAVLGISVTADDRQILKRYHTLAKLLHPDRHTKSSKKDQELATAIFSHLINPAYEQLKNQHKRFSAITMLLSQARVLKQQALSSESTIVQEIREMSPPQAELFYEEAIACYAEAQYKSLHQFYQVTRQISTLNLAYLQLHKSHLLLPQEPLSIIPKVEVKPVELTLCEKTNVKPVLKNYAQRHYERAIEYTKLTKWTLAVQELRDAIKLEPNNSDYHALLGFVHLQQKLLGMARVYISQALKLNPQHSLALKCATRLKIQPGENANPKSIAKALSIAALLSGFRDGKRSQVKC, encoded by the coding sequence GTGTCACATGAGTGTGCATTGAGCTTTGATGCTAATTTTCAGTTTTTAAGCGATCGGATTACTACGATGTCACAGACTTTCCTACCGCCGAAATGGCTTGAACAGCTTTGCGATCCTTATGCTGTGCTAGGAATTTCTGTGACTGCTGACGATCGCCAGATTCTCAAACGCTATCACACTTTAGCAAAACTGCTACATCCCGATCGCCATACCAAAAGCAGCAAAAAAGACCAAGAATTAGCAACGGCAATATTTAGCCATTTAATCAACCCAGCCTATGAACAGTTGAAAAATCAACACAAGCGCTTTAGCGCCATAACTATGCTGTTGTCACAAGCAAGAGTCCTCAAGCAGCAAGCTTTGTCTTCTGAAAGTACCATAGTCCAGGAAATTCGGGAAATGTCTCCACCCCAAGCAGAGTTATTTTACGAAGAAGCGATCGCTTGCTATGCAGAAGCTCAATACAAATCACTACATCAGTTTTATCAAGTAACGCGACAAATTAGTACACTGAATTTAGCTTACTTACAGTTGCATAAATCTCATCTTTTGCTACCTCAAGAACCTCTCTCCATCATTCCTAAGGTAGAAGTCAAGCCAGTTGAATTGACATTATGTGAAAAAACTAATGTCAAACCAGTTTTGAAAAACTACGCTCAACGTCACTACGAGCGAGCTATTGAGTATACTAAATTAACCAAATGGACGTTAGCTGTGCAAGAACTCCGCGATGCCATCAAGTTAGAGCCGAATAACAGTGATTATCACGCGTTATTAGGTTTTGTACATCTCCAACAGAAATTACTAGGGATGGCCAGGGTTTACATCAGTCAAGCATTAAAACTTAACCCACAACATTCACTAGCTTTGAAATGCGCTACTAGATTGAAAATTCAACCCGGTGAAAACGCTAATCCGAAATCAATTGCCAAAGCTTTGAGTATTGCGGCTTTATTAAGTGGTTTTAGAGACGGCAAACGTTCTCAAGTCAAGTGTTGA
- a CDS encoding NINE protein — protein sequence MLTKRKSRSVAAVLAFSGTLTISGLHKFYLGQHLWGILYVLLSWTPIPKVASAIEGVWYLAQDEEAFDRNFNLGKSATRNSQRVSNQVGAVADAMRELDALRQDGLISEYEFEQKRRQLLDQIS from the coding sequence ATGTTGACTAAGCGCAAAAGCCGAAGTGTTGCCGCTGTTCTAGCTTTTTCTGGCACGCTGACAATTTCCGGATTACATAAATTTTATCTGGGACAGCACCTATGGGGTATTTTGTACGTGTTGCTTTCCTGGACGCCTATCCCCAAGGTAGCTAGTGCTATTGAAGGAGTTTGGTATTTAGCCCAAGATGAAGAAGCTTTCGATCGCAATTTTAATCTAGGCAAGTCAGCTACGAGGAATTCACAGCGCGTGAGTAATCAGGTAGGAGCAGTTGCTGATGCAATGCGAGAATTAGATGCTCTACGCCAAGATGGACTAATTTCAGAATATGAATTTGAGCAAAAACGCCGCCAACTGCTAGACCAGATTTCTTGA
- a CDS encoding helix-hairpin-helix domain-containing protein has translation MNNWLPLNLKLQKLRAKLLNDPYYRLQSGEEIQIAAKLGIRIDANQATVDDWLRLPGLSIHQARSLVELSRSGVKFYCVEDIAAALGMPAPRLEPLKPLLNFSYYDHESLVHPTNLVNPNTATVENLAQIPFIDLSLAQAVVQNRQSAGPYHNLADFQRRLELPGDAIAQLMYFLRF, from the coding sequence ATGAACAATTGGCTACCTTTAAATTTGAAGCTGCAAAAACTCCGTGCCAAGCTGCTCAACGATCCCTACTATCGCCTGCAATCTGGCGAAGAAATTCAGATCGCGGCAAAATTAGGTATCCGCATTGATGCTAATCAAGCAACTGTAGATGATTGGTTACGCCTACCAGGTTTGTCAATTCACCAAGCGCGATCGCTTGTGGAACTTTCACGTTCAGGTGTGAAATTTTACTGTGTTGAAGATATCGCTGCGGCTTTGGGTATGCCAGCACCGCGACTTGAACCATTAAAACCTCTATTAAATTTTAGTTATTATGACCACGAATCTTTAGTTCATCCGACAAATTTAGTTAATCCGAACACAGCAACAGTTGAAAATTTAGCACAAATTCCCTTTATCGATTTGTCTTTAGCACAAGCAGTGGTGCAAAATCGTCAATCTGCTGGGCCTTATCATAACCTGGCTGATTTCCAGCGACGGTTAGAGCTACCTGGTGATGCGATCGCTCAACTAATGTATTTTCTTCGCTTTTAA